The nucleotide sequence TCCCGCGTGGACACATTCTCACCCTTCCACCTGCGGGGGTGGAGCAGGTGCCTGGGATCAGGGCGCGGGAAAGGAGGTTCCACCCCTGACCAAGCGCCGCCTCCTGGCCCCTAGGCCCCTGGCCTGTCCCGTCCTGAATATGTACGAGGGGCCCACCCCTGGAAAGGATAGCCCCCGCCTCCTGACCATCGAGCCCCGCCCCCTGGTAGGAGAGGCCCCGCCCACTTCCcaagccccgcccctccccgaaTCCACACGTCCGGCCCTGAGGAGCCCCGCGGTACCGGAAGGTGTCCCCAAGGCGGTCGCGGAAGTAGAGGAAGCCTTCGTGGTCCATGGCCAGCACGTCCCCGGTGTTGTAGTAAAGGTCGTTTGGGCGCCGCACGTTCTTCACCAGCTTCTTCTCTGACAGCTCCCGGGGCCCGCGGTAGCCCAGGAAAGGTTGGTGACGCAACACCTGGGTCAGCAGGAGTCCCGCCTCCCCTGGGGTAGGAGCGGGAGTCGGGCATTAGCCATGGCCGAGCGCGTCAGGAGCCCCCCAGGCCACGGCCCGGACTCTGCCAGAGAAGAGAAAGACCCAGAAACGGATCCAGAGACAGGAAATGAGGGTGGTATCAGAGAGTCCCCTCAGAAGAGGAAAAGGCCAACAAGGATGGACAAGGGAGAGACACAAATGGTGATGGGAAGAGAGATTCCGCTGTGAGCTTGCCAGCCCCCAGGAGAGCAGACCCTCGGAAAAGGTTCAGGGCGGGAGCTGGATCCCTGGGAGGATGGGACTTCCACAGAAAGCGCAAGCGAACACCTCAGATGGACACCCAGAGACGCAGCAGAGCCAGAGGTTGAAGCAGAGAAGCTGGGCAGAACCGACCAGCTGAGAGGGAGGCCCCAGACTGTGGGCAGACAGACCAGGGATGCAGGGCCTGGCTGAGGACTGCAGGCGCCACCACTGGGCGTCAGCCACCTCGAGGCTTCGGGTGGCTTGTTCCAGCCACAGAGAAGCCCACAGCTTTCACCCCTTCGCACACCTGGGGAGGTTCCCCAGCCCCGTACCTGGCCTCGCAGGGATGCAGAGGCCCTGACTGTCCctcagaggctcctctgtctccaggctgTACTGCACCAGCTCGAAGGGGGACAGCATCTGGGTAGATGGTGGGAGGCATCAGCAGAGGTCCGATGGGCTCAGCCCCAGTCAGGGCTCCGTCATGCCCAGCAACTCACTCGGAGGAAGCAGCTGGTCTTGCCCTGGGCCCCACAGCGCCCCGGATAGTTGATGAAGCCGACGTTGCCCTCGGTGGAGCCGTACATCTCCCAAATCCGAATGGGGCCGAAGCGCCGCTGGAAGGTCTCCCACACTTCTGCCCGGAGTCCACTGCCAATCGCCAGGCGGACTTTATGTGTCCGGTCCTCTGGCCGCTGCAGGGACACCCCGAGAAGGGTGAGGAGGGGCTGCCCTTTGGTGTGCCCCAGTAGCCCTTACCCAGGAGAGCTATCCTGGGAGGTGACGGGGGCCTGTATCTAGGGGATCTGAGTTCTTAACTTTAGAGTAGTTACCTGGAGTCTATACCTGGAGAGAGTTACTTGCAGGGCTTACCTGTGGAGGATACCTGGGAACCTTACCTGGAGGAATATGTAGGGGTGGCCAGAGGGCTTCTATAGGGTCTGACCTAAGGGAGACCTCTGGGGTGTTATACAGGGGTGGTTATCTGAAGCTTTTACCTGGGGGTGTTTACTGGAGGCCTTAGCAGGAGGAGTTACTTGGGGGGCTTTTACCTGAAGGTAACCTGGGGGACTGACTTGAAGGTTAATTTTGAGGAGTTATCCCGGGGCCTTACTTGGGTTAGTTACCAGGAACCTTTTCCTGAGTGGTTACCTGGAGATTTTATTTGGAGGGACGTTAGGGCccccctggtggatcagatggttaagagtcggcctgcaatgcaggagaccacggtttgatccctgggttgggaagaccccccctggagaaggaaatggccacccactccactattcttgcctggaaattccatggacagaggagcctggtgggctacagtccacggggtcgcaaagagttgggcacacctgagggactaacacacactccTTGAGAGAATCACCTGGGGTCCACGTGTCACTAATCCATAGGATGAGACCTGCTCAGGTCTAGTGACTTTATCCCGAGCCACAGCCTGCTCTCAGTACTTTACATGTTTGATTCTTGCTGCACCCCTGTGAGGTATTATTCTGTTTCCCCaaagaggacactgaggctgagagaggtgaagtcacccccccaccgccccccaccacaAGATAGCACAGCTGATCCTCAAAGCAGCTGTGATGGGAAACCTTGCGTGGGACCCCCTGTCCTGAGGGCCACTGTGTGAGTCCTGGCCCGAATCTCCCTGAGACCTTCACTGGGATGACTCGGGGGCTCTCTGAGCATCTCACCTGGGGTGTGTTGCACAGGTACCGCAGGATCTCGCCCACGTACTGGATCACAGTCACACCATGCTGCCGACAGTCATCCCAGAAGCCGGAGGCAGAGAACTTGGGGGCCAGGACACAGGTCACCcctggaagggaggagaggaaggggtttCAGGTCAGGCCTCTGAGCTGCCGTAAGAAGCTGCTCTGACCAGCTGGCTGTGGCCCATGAAGCCCAAAATGGCATCACACTCATCTCTGTGTCACTGGCCCAGCCAGGACTGTCCCCAAGAGAAGAGCACAGCCCAACCTGAGTCCAAATCCTGTTCAGAATGTGTGGAAAGCTCAGTGCCTGGTACAAAGCCCTGCTGAATGAGGGCTGTGAGCAAGAGTCATTCATGATTGTGATAAATGTCTTAGGAATGCCTATCTAGCTGGGCAAATGGATAGTGGGTAGAAGGATGGATGGGTGATGGGGGCTGGGTTGCTGGATGGATATATGGATGTTGTGAAAGATGGACATGTGGATCAGTACATCTTAGGGGCCACTACAGTCActccatggagaagggcatggcgccccactccagtattcttgcctggagaatcccatggacagaggagcctggtgggctacagtccatggggtcacaaagagttggacacaactgaagcaacttagcatgcacagtcaCTCCAGGAAAgtgctctctctttttctgatcCCCTCCTCTGCAGCTGGCCCTGTGGATGGCACTCTCCCTACCTCAGCTCTAATCCTCAGAAAACCCCACAAGCTAATATCATCAGCCCTGCACCCAGAGGGATGACTGCTCCTGTGCTTGGGAAGGGAGCAGGTGTGTGTCTTCTTCGAAGCTGTATCTTGGCAGAGGTGAAGTATAATGTCCTCTCTGTGAAAATGGATGCTGGGTCCTTGAAAGCAACAGCTCTGTTGGCAACCCCAAGTGAAATGCCTGGATTCTGGAAAGGGCTTCAAGAGCTGCTAAGACCAGGGGGGAGGTTGATAAGGATTTTTCCAATGAAAATGTCCCAATTCTTCTTTGCCTAAAATGGGATCCCAGTTTTAAGAAGTCTCTGGTGTGACAAATTAGGAAGCAATATGCACTGCACCAAAGTTCTTCCCAAGAATAATTAAACTGAAtttaaataaactggaaaattctgaaagagatgggaataccagatcacctgacctgcctcttgagaaatctgtatgcaggtcaggaagcaacagtttgaactggacatggaacagcagactggttccaaataggaaaaggagtacatcaaggctgtatattgtcaccctgcttatttcacttatatgcagagtacatcatgaaaaacgctgggctggaagaagcacaagctggaatcaagattgccaggagaagtatcaataacctcagatatgcagatgacaccacccttatggcagaaagtgaagaggaactaaaaagcctcttgatgaaggtgaaagaggagagtgaaaaagttggcttaaaactcaacattcagaaaatgaagatcatggcatctggtcccatcacttcatgggaaatagatggggaaacagtgtcagactttatttttgggggctccaaaatcactgcagatggtgattgcagccatgaaattaaaagacgcttactccttggaagaaaagttatgaccaatctagatagcacattgaaaagcagagacattactttgccaacaaaggtccgtctagtcaaggctatggtttttcctgtggtcatgtatggatgtgagagttggactgtgaagatggctgagtgccaaagaatagatgcttttgaactgtggtgttggagaagactcttgagagtcccttggactgcaaggagatccagccagtccattctgaagtccattcagccctgggatttctttggaaggaatgatgttaaagctgaaactccagtactttggccacctcatgggaagaattgactcattggaaaagactctgatgctgggagggattgggggcaggaggagaaggggacgacagaggatgagatggctggatggcatcactgactcgatggacgtgagtctgagtgaactctgggaatggtgatggacagggaggcctggcgtgctgcgattcatggggttacaaagagtcggacacgactgagcgactgaactgaactgaaaaacatcGTGGGGATTCTTctcgggtggtccagtggttaagaatccactttgcaatgcatcagacacaagtttgatccgtGGTTGgggatcccacctgccacagagcaactaaggccTCGGGCCACAATAGAGTCCAGGCACCACATTGAAGGCCCTGCAGTACACAACTCAGACCCactgcagccagataaataaataaagattgttttaaaataaatgaaaacactatgACAACCTGGAATGGGAtgcggtgggaggtgggagggaggttcgggagggaggggacacatgtatacccgtggctgattcatgttgatgtatggcagagacaaacacaatatggtaaagcaattatccttcagttaaaaattttaaaaaagcgaGTCTCTtgtaaagagcaaaaaaaaaaaaaaaaaaaaaagtaaaaataaaacagggacttccctggtggtctagtggctgagACTGTATGCTCCCGATGCAGGCACcccggtttgatccttggtcagggaactgggtcctgcatgccacaacaaagacctggtgcggccaaagaaataaaaactgttttaaaaataaatgaaaacatctctAGAAAGACTATCTAGTTTTAACAGGAATGTGGGAGGGAGAGGAACAGAGACCAAGCAAGCAAGTACAAAGAACACTTGAACTGCAAAAAGATAATtgggctaatttttaaaaaatgtatgtaatcatttatttggctgccctgggtcttagttgccgcatgtgggctctagcttcctgaccagagatcgaacctgtggcccctgcagtgggagcacacaGGCTTAGACACTGGACTCCTAGGGAACTCCTGGGAAGTTTTTAACATGAGGTGAGCATCAGATATTATTCAAGAGTTACTGTTAATTTTTCAGGTAGGTGTGCTAATCACAGTGGTCACAGGTGTTTTAAGTTCTTACATATTAGAGATACATACTGCAGTATTTACAAAGAGAAAGATAGTATCTAGAATCTGCTCCAAAATAATCCAGAAAGAAGAGAGTTCCTATTAAATAAAATTGGCAACGTTAACAATTGTTGAGGCTGGGTGAGGATTTCAGAGACTTCATCAAACTATCTGCTCTGCTTTCCTGTATGTTTGAAATGGCCcatgattttaagatttttgaagaaataatgagagTAAAAAGTGAGAGTAAAGGGGAGGTGATAATCAAAACACAGAAGAGCAAAATGCTGCTAACGGCTGCAGCTGGGTGGTGAGTACCTGAGGATTCATGTAGAAAACTTTAGAAATTTTGATATTTCAATATATTCCATgttaaaatttcagaaacaacAATGGCAACAAAACCGACCAGGCGCTCTGTTCACTGAATTCGTGGCCAGGTGTCTAGGGAGACAACCGGAAGGAAAGGTTGCTGCCGGTTCCTTCACTGGCTCCACCTGGGACCCTGACTGCCAGGAATACCCAACACCCACAGCAGTGCCGCTTTCTTCCTGCCCGCGGCACAGCCACGAAGGACTCCCCGGGTGTCCGTCCCTCTATCCAGGTGGCCGTCCCTCTATCCAGGTGgccctgggcttctctgtcccttgTCAAAGATGGGAACCTGGGGTTCTGGGTAACCTATTGGGCTTGCCACCCTGACATCCAGGCTGGGAGTCCTGTGGATTGAATGGGGACCTCAAAGAAAGAAAGGCTTACCAAGGTCCAGGCAACTGAGGACTCCAAGGACAAGCCCCATGGTGTGGTACAAAGGCAAGGCCGTGTAGACCACGTCGTCGGCTGTGACGCCGCACAGAGTCAGCATCCCTGCAACCTGCAGCACCCGCTCGTAGGTGAGGATGGCGGGCTTGGGGAGCCCTGGGGAGAAGAGGCGAGAGGAGGGTAGGGCAGGCCCGCAAGCTCAGGGGTTTGAGGCTCTGGAAAGATGGCCAGCGTGGGTGGGTTTTCATCGGGGTTCAGCGGATGAATTCCAAAGGTCAGGGTTTCAGCGGCTGTTTACCGGCCAGAGGCAAGGTTCTGGCACTGACCATTCAGATAAGACTGGCTGTCAACGTTGGGGCCAGGGGTCACAATCCAGGGGCAAGGAGGGTTTCAGAGGCCAAGTTGAGGGCACAAATCAGGCTTGAGATCAGGTCAGCAGGAGAGTTCAGAGGTCGGGCCTGGACATCGGGCACGCTCACCGGTGGTCCCCGAGGTGTAGATGAACAGGGCTGGGCTTCGCAGCTTGATGTCCGCCCGCAGGTCGGCGGGCACCGGGTCTGAGGGGGCGGCGGCCAGGGCGGCGCCCAGGGCCCCCACCCCGGGCGTGGGGGAGCTGCGGCCCAGGTAGAGACAGTGCACCTTCTCCGCCTGCAGCTTGGGCAGGACCTCCTCCAGGTTTGCCCGGAGCTCTGCGGGAGGGGTCAGAGGAAGCTTCAGGGGGGCGGGGTGCCCTGCGGTGGGAGGGGCGAGACGTGCCGAGGCCCGCCCCCCGCAGCCGCGAAGCGCACCTGCCTTACCTGTAATGAGTATTGGGGTGCGAAACGCCCGCAAAGAGCCacggtgaaaaaaaaaatcaacagaactcTGGGACCTTCAGCATTTCTGTCCAGCAACTGGGTTTGGGTCCTAAGAGCCAGCGGGCTGTGGGCTGTTTTAAGAGCCAGCCCCGACTGGGACCCCCTGGACAGCAGTACTCCGCCGCCCTCTCCCGCCTGCTGCCCAGCCCCTCCGGCCCCCTTGTCCAGGGGTTCTCACCTGGGTCCACCACCAGCACGCGGGCCCCGGAGCTCAGCACCGCGTGCACCAGGGGTGGCCCGCGGCCGTGAGGGTTGATCCAGACCACCGGGCAGCCCAGCTTGGCCAGCCCCAGCCACAGGCTCAGGGCGGGGAGCATCTGCGAGGGCAGCACCAGCAGGGCGGTGGGCTCCCGGGCGCGCAGGCCCGCGACGCCGGCCAGCTCAGCCTTCAGGGCCCAGGCTGCCTGGCAGGCCCTGGTGTCCAGCTCCTGGAAGGTGACCGCGCGGCCCCCCGGACCGGTGCACACCAGGATCGTGCGGCCTGGCTGCGCCCGTGCACGCCGCTCAAAGGAGTCCACGAAGGTGTCCGGCGGCTGGCGCCGCAAGCGTGCCCAGGTGCGGAGGCCCAGGCGGAGCATCAGGAAGGTGTAGGCCAGGTCGGCCGGCAGCCAGAGGAGCCCGGGCGGCGGCCGTGCGGGTAGCAGGGTCAGTAGCAGGGCCGCAGCAGCCAGGCTCAGCCAGTGCGGTGTCCAGGGGCCCAGCCAGGGCCCTGCCAGCACGGCCAGGCCCAGCAGCAGGCCGCAGGCCGGGTCGCCCAGGAGCCAGCGCAGGGCTGGGGCCGCTGCCGCCGCCCATGGCGACTGCCCCAGgccccacagcagcagcagcaacaacaacgaGAAGGCCAGTCGCCTCCAGAGCCCCATGGCACCTGCTCCTAACTCCGGGAAATGTCCAGGAGTGCCCACCTCCGCCGGCGACCCGCCCCTGTGCAGTGACTCATGGACTGTTGACCAAGGTGTGGGCCCCAGGACTCTGCCCTCCCGCCTTCCTAACCCCAGGTGTTTGTTTggccctgcctgctcttctgTGTGTCGCTGGCCTCTCTGCCCCCGTTCCTGCCACTGGGTGCCAGTCTCTTGGGAAACAGTCCTCTGAACTTCCAGCCAGGCAGGATAGCAAGGCAGCTCCGACGCTAGCAGGCCTCCCGGGAGGCTCCCTGTGCACCGACCTAACCTGACTCCGCGGGAgctgggtgggggccagggacacagcagatgGGCAGTAAGCTCTGAACGTCGCAGAGCCTGAGTTCAAACCTGATCCTGACCCCCCAACCCAGGCCCCGCTCTGACTCTGCTGTACCCCTGGCAGAGTAGACCAGGCTCAGGGTTCAGGAGGCTGAACTTTGTCTGGAATATGGGTATGGCGGGAAAGCCTCAGCAGGGGAGCGTGGAAACGAGCCCGGGGCCTAGGATCTCAACGTGGGCCCGcagggcccccccccccccgcccccccgccccacacccctgcccccagctcggGATACTTTGCAGGCGGTGCGCGGGCCTTGCGCCAGCGATGTGAAGGAGGCCTGCGAGGAGGAGCCTCTAGCTGACCCTGGCTGGTATCTTCAGCAACCCCGGTAGGCAGCCTGAGAGGCCGGCTGCTGGTGTCTGTGCCGCCCCTAGGCCAGCGGGGCACTCGCGACTCTGAAGGCCAGGACAGTAATTCTGGGACTCAGGCCCCAAAGATCCCCTGCCCCTCAAAGTGAGTGGTTAAACCATCAAGGCCATCAGGAGGGGAAGCCTGAAGGCCAGAGAATCTGCCTGGATGATCTCGGGGGAGGGGCCTCGAAATCTTCATCTTGGGCGGGGGTTggaaggaggaggggtggggtgggttgcGGCTTCCAGACCCTTGTCAGAGAGGGCTGTCCGCACCCCACTCCCCAACAGGAGCGAGGGCTCTAGGGAGCCAGGCGTCTCCTACAAGAGAACAGAGGCACGAGATGGCAAAGCGACCCATCCTGCCGCGCGCCGCCCAAGGGAGCGCTGACCAGCGGGGTGCTGCCCAGGCGCACTGCACCCCAACACCCACGGCGGTCACAGACGGTGAGGCACACATGGGCTGGGGCTCGTGCTTCTGGGTTTGGACCCCACGGCCCCCAGTCCTTTATTACAGAGCAGGGCTCCCAAGGCCGGGCCTTAGTCCGTGGCGATGCCCTAGGTGCCAGATGAGGGAGGGGTGGCTCGGGTCGGGGCGCTGGGGACCTCGTAGCCTGGCACGGGGTCAGAGGAGCagctcccaccccactccctggaGCCGGGGAGGCGTGAACTGGAGTCGGGACCGTGAATCCTGGGCCCGGCTCCATGGCCGAGCCCTAGGTCAGCATGGAGATGATCCAGTTCTCGGAGGCGGTGGAATTCCTGATCACCCCCAGCCGGCCCCCACCTGGAGGGCCGAGTACGCAGGAAGGGAGGAACGAAGCAGGCGGGGCTGGGGAACAGGGTGGGCAGGAGCAGGGCCTGCGCTCGGGGACAGCGCGGGCCGGCGGCGGGAAAGCGGCCAAGAGGCCGCGACAGGTGTGACGTCGGCCGTGGACGCGGCCGCCAGCGGAGCGGAGAGGCCAACCCCACGGGGCGCGGCCAGGGCCCAGGCCCGCATCAGGGCGCAGGGTGCGCGGCCAGGTGGCGCTCCAGCAGCGCGCGGTGCGAGAAGACCTTGCCGCAGGCGGGGCAGGGCGCGCGCTCCGGCCGGTGGGTGCGCATGTGCACGTTCAACGAGCTTTTCTGCGTGAAGCGCTTGGCGCAGACGGCGCACTGGAAGGCGCGCACGCCAGTGTGCGTGACCATGTGCTTGAGCAGGTAGTCACGCAGCGAGAAGGATCTCCAGCACACGGCGCACTGATGGGGCTTCTCCCCTGCGGGCGACAGGGCGGGAAGCGCGCTCAGGTTAGCTGGGAAGGGGCTTTGGGGCGCTGTGCCAGACCACGACTCCCCTCCGCACCCAGACGTGTCATTAACCTGGAATCCCTCCACCTGGCAGGGACGCCCCTTTCCCAGACCCTAATGGTGACACCAGGGTCACTACCTGTCAGTGACTCACGACTCCAACAGGTAGCTCCTAGCAGGGAAGCCCGCAGGTCTAGGACATCGTTGCCCATCGAGGCTGACCACTCAGGTCTACCCCCACCTCCAGGGACGATACCTCCCCCCTCAAACTTCCTGGTGTCGGGCCCAGGGCCGGGCtgcccctcctccatccctgccGCGCCCAGAGAGCCTTCTGAACTCTGGTCACTGGCCGCCGTTCAGGCCCAGCGGCCTCACACTGGGAAAGACCGAGGTATACGTGCCCCTCCCTGCTGGCCGGCACAGAACCCCCGGGGTTACAGAGCAGGCCGCCCCATCACCCGAATCCGAGAGGGGAACCAGGCTGTGATGACCCTTGGGTCACTGACAGTTCACGAAAGGCCTAACTCCAAATCGAGGGGCCCAGAGACCCACCCCGGCTCACCCGAGTGGATGAACATGTGCTTGGTGTAGTTTTTTCGAGAGCTGAACGTCTTGTGGCAGTGGCTGCACTCGTAGGCGGGCGGCTCGGCACCTGGGGCGCGCGCGGGAGTGATCGAGGGGGCCACCGGGGGCGCAGCCGCTGGGGCCGGGGCCTCCCCTAGTGGCGCGCTGGGAGCTGCGTCCGACTGCAGCGCTGGGTAGAAGGCGGGCGGGGGCGCAGGGGCCGGCCCCGAGGGCGCAGGAGAGGGTTGCGCCGGCGGCCCGGGGGCTCCCAGGTGGAAGGGGAAAAGCGCCACGGGCGGCCCGGGGGTCTTCACGCCAGGTGGGCGGGGCCCCGACAGGACGCAGTCGGGAGGGGCAGGGGTCTCGACCGGACAGCCTTCGGGGGCAGCCTGATCGCCCTCTTGCCAGGCGGAGACGTAGCCGTCGGGGAACACGTCTTCGGTGGCCGAGGTCCCCCGGAGGAAGTCCCTGCCGGGCCCGCTGTAATCCGAGAGGCCGGCGGGCACAGACGGCTCCTCCCGCGTGCCATCCGCCGCGGCGGGCAGGAAGCCCGCGGCGCAGTCGGGGAAGGCAGGGGGCGCCTGGATCTCCCCGGGGCCGCTGCCCTCGCCGTCCTCGCCGTCGGTCTCGTCGTCGGCCTCGTCGTCGTCATCGTCCGCGCCGTCGTCCGCGGTCAGCGCGGGGTCGGAGGCCGCGCTCTCCGCCTTGGCGGGCGCGGGGGGCGCGGGCAGCTGCAGGCGCGCCGGTTGGCGCTGCTTGCGCGGGTGCGCGGCGCCGGGGGGGCCCGGGGGCCGAGCCGCCAGCAGGTGCCGCAGGCGGTGGCGCAGTTGCGCGGGCGCCAGCGGCGGCGGCACGGGCGCGGGCGGGGGCGCGGGAGCGCCCGGCGCGGGGGCGCGGGCTCGGGCGATGATCTGTGTGCACTCGTCTATGACCGTCTGGATGCGCAGCACCGACGCGGCGGTGAGCACCTGCAGCGCCTCGCCCTGCGCCACCACCAGCGAGCCGCTGTAGAGGAACTCGACGAGCTGGCGCACCGTCTGCGCGGGCACCACCGGTGGCACGCGGATCTCCGAGTGGCCGAGCAGCAGCTTGTCCTGGAAGAAGGGCGAGCCGGCGGCCAGCACGCAGCGGTGGGCACGCAGCGAGGCCTCTCGGATGCGGACCGTCACGTCACAGAAGTGCCCGCCCAGCCGCTGCCCGTTGAGGGTCTCGAGCAGGGACCGCGAGAAGTTCTGCAGGTGGATGTGGTGCaccgcctccgccgccgccgccgccatctgCGCGGGACGGGCGGTGTGAGCCGGGGGACCTCCCCTCAATCTGCACTGGACGgggctgtggtgggggtggggggggcggtcaGCCATCCCTTCAGCGGGCCGGGGGGCCGCACACGCCCAGGCCTCAGGAGCCCCAGCCCTCTCCAGTGCCCCTGGCCCCTCCAAGTCCTGGTTCCCAACCCAGCAGGACTCCACTCCCCGCCTCCAGGACTTCTGTGGccgcctcccacccccagcacctcCAGCTTTGCGGCCCTCCCGGTCGTGCTTACTGCCAGAGTGGGGAGACCCAGGGCCCGCCTCACCTATTTTGTCCTACCGACCCCCTCTTCCACTAACTCCCATCCATGCCTCCCCTACCTTCTCCTCCAA is from Bos indicus isolate NIAB-ARS_2022 breed Sahiwal x Tharparkar chromosome 18, NIAB-ARS_B.indTharparkar_mat_pri_1.0, whole genome shotgun sequence and encodes:
- the SLC27A5 gene encoding long-chain fatty acid transport protein 5, producing MGLWRRLAFSLLLLLLLWGLGQSPWAAAAAPALRWLLGDPACGLLLGLAVLAGPWLGPWTPHWLSLAAAALLLTLLPARPPPGLLWLPADLAYTFLMLRLGLRTWARLRRQPPDTFVDSFERRARAQPGRTILVCTGPGGRAVTFQELDTRACQAAWALKAELAGVAGLRAREPTALLVLPSQMLPALSLWLGLAKLGCPVVWINPHGRGPPLVHAVLSSGARVLVVDPELRANLEEVLPKLQAEKVHCLYLGRSSPTPGVGALGAALAAAPSDPVPADLRADIKLRSPALFIYTSGTTGLPKPAILTYERVLQVAGMLTLCGVTADDVVYTALPLYHTMGLVLGVLSCLDLGVTCVLAPKFSASGFWDDCRQHGVTVIQYVGEILRYLCNTPQRPEDRTHKVRLAIGSGLRAEVWETFQRRFGPIRIWEMYGSTEGNVGFINYPGRCGAQGKTSCFLRMLSPFELVQYSLETEEPLRDSQGLCIPARPGEAGLLLTQVLRHQPFLGYRGPRELSEKKLVKNVRRPNDLYYNTGDVLAMDHEGFLYFRDRLGDTFRWKGENVSTREVEGVLSVVDFLQEVNVYGVPVPGCEGKVGMAAVQLVPGQAFDGQRLYQHVRTSLPGYAAPHFIRIQDALEITGTFKLVKSRLVREGFNVSVVADPLFVLDNQAQAFRPLTPDIYRAVCEGAWRL
- the ZBTB45 gene encoding zinc finger and BTB domain-containing protein 45 isoform X2, with product MAAAAAEAVHHIHLQNFSRSLLETLNGQRLGGHFCDVTVRIREASLRAHRCVLAAGSPFFQDKLLLGHSEIRVPPVVPAQTVRQLVEFLYSGSLVVAQGEALQVLTAASVLRIQTVIDECTQIIARARAPAPGAPAPPPAPVPPPLAPAQLRHRLRHLLAARPPGPPGAAHPRKQRQPARLQLPAPPAPAKAESAASDPALTADDGADDDDDEADDETDGEDGEGSGPGEIQAPPAFPDCAAGFLPAAADGTREEPSVPAGLSDYSGPGRDFLRGTSATEDVFPDGYVSAWQEGDQAAPEGCPVETPAPPDCVLSGPRPPGVKTPGPPVALFPFHLGAPGPPAQPSPAPSGPAPAPPPAFYPALQSDAAPSAPLGEAPAPAAAPPVAPSITPARAPGAEPPAYECSHCHKTFSSRKNYTKHMFIHSGEKPHQCAVCWRSFSLRDYLLKHMVTHTGVRAFQCAVCAKRFTQKSSLNVHMRTHRPERAPCPACGKVFSHRALLERHLAAHPAP
- the ZBTB45 gene encoding zinc finger and BTB domain-containing protein 45 isoform X1 is translated as MSRAGARRREPRSARAGAGAAGADRRTGCWGRGGARHGAGDSRGCSDQRARRGSRGGGEDAWEPRLKMAAAAAEAVHHIHLQNFSRSLLETLNGQRLGGHFCDVTVRIREASLRAHRCVLAAGSPFFQDKLLLGHSEIRVPPVVPAQTVRQLVEFLYSGSLVVAQGEALQVLTAASVLRIQTVIDECTQIIARARAPAPGAPAPPPAPVPPPLAPAQLRHRLRHLLAARPPGPPGAAHPRKQRQPARLQLPAPPAPAKAESAASDPALTADDGADDDDDEADDETDGEDGEGSGPGEIQAPPAFPDCAAGFLPAAADGTREEPSVPAGLSDYSGPGRDFLRGTSATEDVFPDGYVSAWQEGDQAAPEGCPVETPAPPDCVLSGPRPPGVKTPGPPVALFPFHLGAPGPPAQPSPAPSGPAPAPPPAFYPALQSDAAPSAPLGEAPAPAAAPPVAPSITPARAPGAEPPAYECSHCHKTFSSRKNYTKHMFIHSGEKPHQCAVCWRSFSLRDYLLKHMVTHTGVRAFQCAVCAKRFTQKSSLNVHMRTHRPERAPCPACGKVFSHRALLERHLAAHPAP